A single genomic interval of Deltaproteobacteria bacterium PRO3 harbors:
- a CDS encoding cytochrome c oxidase subunit II: MELKYGYGLVPDLSAHGAGIDHLIKVLHVFMVVLFVGWGVFLLYCLIKYRRRPGHKASYESNKSKLPKYAEIAVVGFEVFLLVGLSFPVWSKYKRDFPAEKDALVVRVIGQQFVWNIHYPGEDGKFGRTDPKLASGSNPLGIDDKDPASWDDVVSVNQFHIPVNKPIISHISAMDVIHSFGVPVLRLKQDATPGIEVPIWFQAVKTGVFDIVCSQLCGVGHSLMKGVVTVESAEDYQKWFAEQPKQFKPKSAEQDSAPAAEKKQEG; this comes from the coding sequence ATGGAACTCAAATACGGCTACGGTCTGGTCCCCGACCTCTCCGCCCACGGTGCCGGGATCGACCACCTGATCAAGGTCCTCCATGTTTTCATGGTCGTTCTCTTCGTGGGTTGGGGCGTCTTCCTCCTCTACTGTCTTATCAAGTACCGTCGCCGTCCCGGCCACAAGGCCAGCTACGAATCCAACAAGAGCAAGCTCCCGAAATACGCCGAGATCGCGGTCGTGGGTTTCGAGGTCTTCTTGCTGGTGGGTCTCTCCTTCCCGGTTTGGTCGAAGTACAAGCGGGATTTTCCGGCCGAGAAGGACGCCCTGGTCGTGCGCGTGATCGGGCAGCAATTCGTCTGGAACATTCATTACCCCGGCGAGGACGGGAAGTTCGGTCGCACCGATCCCAAGCTGGCCAGCGGCAGCAACCCGCTGGGCATCGACGACAAAGACCCGGCCAGCTGGGACGACGTCGTCTCCGTCAATCAATTCCACATCCCCGTCAACAAGCCGATCATCAGCCATATCTCGGCGATGGACGTCATCCACAGCTTCGGGGTGCCGGTGCTGCGGCTCAAGCAGGACGCGACCCCCGGCATCGAGGTCCCGATCTGGTTTCAGGCGGTCAAGACCGGGGTCTTCGACATCGTCTGCTCGCAGCTCTGCGGCGTCGGCCACAGCCTGATGAAGGGCGTGGTCACCGTCGAGTCCGCCGAGGACTACCAAAAGTGGTTCGCCGAGCAGCCCAAGCAATTCAAGCCCAAGTCCGCGGAACAGGACTCCGCTCCGGCGGCAGAAAAGAAGCAAGAGGGTTAA
- a CDS encoding rhodanese-like domain-containing protein yields MKLSPQEVQARLLEPKESVCFIDVRSLDEFQSGHVPGARCVPLDRLEESLATLPRDHLILLGCQSGRRSQAAFERLRVLGFQNLAELAGGFSAWQGAGLPVVAARRSAIPVQRQVMIVAGALVAIGTFLGLWLHAGFLAIPALVGLGLFQAGLSGWCGMAQVLEKMPWNRSPVAGGR; encoded by the coding sequence ATGAAACTGAGTCCGCAAGAAGTCCAAGCCCGCCTGCTGGAGCCCAAAGAATCCGTCTGTTTTATCGACGTGCGCTCCCTGGATGAATTTCAATCCGGGCACGTGCCGGGCGCCCGCTGTGTACCTCTGGACCGGCTGGAGGAATCTCTCGCCACGTTGCCACGGGATCATCTGATCCTGCTGGGCTGCCAATCGGGGCGCCGCAGCCAAGCGGCCTTCGAGCGGCTTCGCGTCCTAGGCTTTCAAAATCTCGCCGAGCTCGCGGGCGGCTTCAGCGCCTGGCAGGGGGCGGGGCTCCCGGTGGTCGCCGCGCGGCGCTCCGCGATCCCGGTCCAGCGCCAGGTGATGATCGTCGCGGGGGCCTTGGTCGCGATCGGGACCTTCCTCGGCCTTTGGCTCCACGCCGGTTTTTTGGCCATTCCCGCCTTGGTTGGCCTGGGTCTGTTTCAGGCCGGGCTGAGCGGTTGGTGCGGCATGGCCCAAGTGCTGGAAAAGATGCCGTGGAACCGTAGTCCCGTCGCGGGCGGCCGATAA
- a CDS encoding sulfite exporter TauE/SafE family protein, with protein MLLAIGSLVVGLSLGIFGGGGSILTVPLLVYGGKLPVQEAIPLSLILVGLTSAAATLHYGRQGLVDWKHGLLFGLFGIAGAAAGAWLNSLLPAGILLLAFAALMVAMALLMFRPPGVSPCERVGLGRAFCASVSGTGVGVLTGLLGAGGGFLIVPALVLLLGLEMCRAVATSVFVIALNSASALAVSRPELGEFLAWPWPAFLALALAAAFAGARLAPRLPQAALRKGFAALVLVLGLGILLAEGLSLAR; from the coding sequence ATGCTGCTGGCGATCGGAAGCCTGGTGGTTGGTTTGAGCCTGGGGATCTTCGGCGGCGGCGGGTCCATCCTGACGGTGCCCCTGCTGGTCTACGGAGGGAAGCTCCCGGTCCAGGAGGCGATCCCGCTTTCCCTGATCCTGGTGGGCCTGACCAGCGCGGCGGCGACCTTGCATTACGGGCGGCAGGGCCTGGTGGATTGGAAGCACGGCCTCCTGTTCGGCCTCTTCGGCATCGCCGGCGCGGCGGCGGGGGCTTGGCTCAACTCGCTTCTCCCCGCGGGGATCCTCTTGCTCGCCTTCGCGGCCTTGATGGTGGCGATGGCCCTCCTTATGTTCCGTCCGCCCGGCGTGAGCCCCTGCGAGCGGGTCGGCCTGGGCCGGGCCTTTTGCGCCTCGGTCAGCGGGACTGGGGTGGGGGTCTTGACGGGGCTCTTGGGGGCGGGCGGCGGTTTCTTGATCGTACCGGCCCTGGTCCTGCTGCTGGGCCTCGAGATGTGCCGAGCGGTGGCGACCTCGGTCTTCGTGATCGCGCTCAACAGCGCCTCGGCCCTGGCCGTCAGCCGGCCCGAGCTGGGGGAATTCCTCGCCTGGCCCTGGCCGGCCTTCCTCGCCCTGGCCTTGGCCGCGGCCTTCGCGGGCGCGAGGCTGGCGCCGCGCCTCCCCCAGGCCGCGCTGCGCAAGGGTTTTGCCGCTTTGGTGTTGGTTTTGGGCCTTGGCATCCTCCTGGCGGAGGGGCTGAGCTTAGCCCGATAG
- a CDS encoding MBL fold metallo-hydrolase, whose translation MIFRQLFDHDTWTYTYLLADAETREAVLIDTVREQAPRDLQLLEELGLKLKYVLDTHVHADHVTGAEEIRKATGARTGVGAAAEVACADLALKEGDEVPFGRFRLKVLATPGHTNGCLSYFLGDRVFTGDALFVRGTGRTDFQQGSPERLYDSIQKLFALPPETRVYPGHDYRGMTVSTVGEEKRFNPRAGGGRGKEEFVAIMKSLKLAMPKKIHMAVPANLQCGRKAGDELPLASKQLQAEAAK comes from the coding sequence CTGATCTTTCGCCAGCTGTTCGACCACGACACCTGGACCTACACCTACCTGCTGGCCGACGCGGAGACCCGCGAGGCCGTGCTGATCGACACGGTCCGCGAGCAGGCGCCCCGCGACCTCCAGCTGCTCGAGGAATTGGGCCTGAAGCTGAAATACGTGCTCGACACCCATGTCCACGCGGACCACGTCACGGGGGCCGAGGAGATCCGCAAGGCCACGGGCGCCAGGACGGGGGTCGGCGCGGCGGCGGAAGTCGCCTGCGCCGACTTGGCGCTGAAGGAGGGCGACGAGGTCCCCTTCGGCCGCTTTCGCCTCAAGGTCTTGGCCACGCCGGGGCACACCAACGGCTGCCTGAGCTATTTTCTCGGCGACCGCGTCTTCACCGGCGACGCGCTCTTCGTCCGCGGGACGGGTCGCACCGACTTTCAGCAGGGCTCTCCGGAGCGACTCTACGACAGCATCCAAAAGCTCTTCGCGCTTCCGCCCGAGACGCGGGTCTATCCCGGCCACGACTACCGCGGCATGACGGTCTCGACGGTCGGCGAGGAAAAGCGCTTCAACCCGCGCGCCGGAGGGGGCCGGGGCAAGGAGGAGTTCGTGGCGATCATGAAGTCGCTCAAGTTGGCCATGCCCAAGAAGATTCACATGGCGGTCCCCGCCAACCTGCAGTGCGGGCGCAAGGCCGGGGACGAGCTGCCCCTGGCCTCCAAGCAGCTGCAGGCGGAGGCGGCGAAATAA